One Nitrospirota bacterium DNA segment encodes these proteins:
- a CDS encoding Hsp20/alpha crystallin family protein, with amino-acid sequence MSIVKWYPATTRFESLYDTLFDDVLQGFDHSRQFLSAGNSECGELTPKIEVVEKKDSYVLRAELPGVKKEDVDISVSHGVLKITGELKSAEEEGSECYCSERAYGKFQRTLQIPSTVDVDFIEAKHKDGILELCMPKTKEAIVEEKKIKIA; translated from the coding sequence ATGTCAATAGTTAAATGGTATCCAGCAACAACAAGGTTTGAGAGCCTCTATGACACACTGTTTGATGACGTGTTGCAAGGGTTTGACCACAGCCGACAATTTTTGTCAGCAGGAAACAGCGAATGCGGAGAGTTAACGCCTAAAATCGAGGTAGTGGAGAAGAAGGATAGCTATGTTTTAAGAGCGGAGCTACCTGGCGTCAAGAAAGAAGACGTTGACATTAGCGTAAGCCACGGTGTATTGAAAATAACAGGAGAACTAAAGAGTGCAGAGGAGGAGGGTAGTGAGTGCTACTGTTCGGAGAGAGCATACGGAAAGTTTCAACGAACACTACAAATTCCTTCAACAGTGGATGTGGATTTTATAGAAGCGAAGCACAAAGATGGAATTCTTGAGCTTTGTATGCCTAAGACAAAAGAGGCTATCGTAGAGGAAAAAAAGATAAAGATTGCTTAA